One window from the genome of Glycine soja cultivar W05 chromosome 12, ASM419377v2, whole genome shotgun sequence encodes:
- the LOC114379429 gene encoding transcription factor MYB8-like, with protein sequence MVRAPYFDKNGIKKGAWSEEEDKRLMAYVERHGHPNWRQLPKFAGLQRCGKSCRLRWMNYLRPNLKRGNYTQKEEQIIKDLHKKHGNKWSLIAENLPGRTDNEIKNYWHSHLKKFLKGNENTPCDDDDELKSTECKEFERSMNKAHSADSHHILESSVSISSETSYTEGNSPSFSSSHTTESSTLSKEEDSVVSWQTMDVLSSNFWTEPFISENALNQDYFPISSYGTEPFFLW encoded by the exons ATGGTAAGAGCTCCTTACTTTGataaaaatggaataaaaaaagGTGCATGGAGCGAGGAAGAGGATAAGAGGCTCATGGCTTATGTTGAGAGACATGGGCATCCCAATTGGCGTCAACTACCAAAGTTTGCAG GATTGCAAAGATGTGGAAAGAGTTGCAGACTTCGTTGGATGAATTACCTTAGGCCAAATCTAAAACGAGGGAACTATACCCAGAAAGAAGAGCAAATAATCAAGGATTTGCATAAAAAGCACGGAAATAA ATGGTCTCTGATTGCTGAAAATCTCCCCGGAAGAACGGACAACGAGATAAAGAACTATTGGCACAGCCACCTAAAGAAGTTCCTAAAGGGCAATGAGAACACCCcttgtgatgatgatgatgagttaAAGTCCACTGAATGCAAAGAGTTTGAAAGGTCAATGAACAAGGCTCATAGTGCTGATTCCCACCACATTCTGGAGAGTTCAGTGTCCATTTCCTCAGAAACTTCCTACACTGAAGGCAATTCCCCTTCATTCTCCTCTAGTCATACAACAGAATCATCAACCCTTTCCAAGGAAGAAGATAGTGTTGTTTCATGGCAAACAATGGATGTGCTTAGTAGCAATTTCTGGACTGAACCGTTTATTTCAGAAAATGCTCTTAATCAAGACTACTTTCCCATTTCATCCTACGGAACAGAACCATTTTTCTTGTGGTAG
- the LOC114378678 gene encoding uncharacterized protein LOC114378678 — MIAAYEKKIVETAAYMEAMQEEDEEEEDEILEIARLKSGKKRPTTSNEASSTASNKRITTKKGPIDLLFSKAPEESIKLGKTMRQSSVNETYNKVARDRAVQYIARFFFRNGIPFNVAKSKSFKLMIEAIGTYSPHLKPPSYHELRVPLLKKELEYTKGLLRGHEEERIKYGCSIMSDGWTDRKNRTLINFLIFELLDSFVEEIGEKNVIQVVTDNGSNYVLAGKILQVTRPKIFWTPCAAHCLDLMLEDIGKIPKVKRVIQRGIKLVGYIYNHTLALNTMRKFTQKTELVRHGVTRFATTFLTLQRLHKQKANLRRMFTSDEWLKSKAAKEPKGKQATDVALMPSFWNDVVYALKAMGPLVSVLRLVDNEKKPAMGFIYEAMDRAKEAIQRAFNNNEGKYKDILAIIDKRWDCQLHHPLHAVGYYLNPKFFYTNPNIDNDNEVVDGLYKCIDKLSEDDDFQ; from the exons ATGATTGCTGCTTATGAGAAGAAAATAGTTGAAACTGCAGCATACATGGAGGCAATGCAAGAAGAagacgaggaagaggaagacgaGATCCTAGAGATTGCAAGACTTAAAAGTGGAAAAAAGCGTCCAACAACATCAAATGAAGCCTCCTCAACTGCTTCCAATAAGAGGATCACAACTAAAAAAGGCCCTATTGATCTTTTGTTCTCCAAAGCACCTGAAGAAAGTATCAAATTAGGAAAAACCATGAGACAATCAAGTGTAAATGAAACTTATAACAAGGTTGCAAGAGACAGGGCAGTTCAGTACATTGCTCGTTTCTTTTTTAGGAATGGAATACCATTCAATGTTGCTAAATCAAAAAGTTTCAAGTTGATGATTGAGGCGATTGGAACCTATAGTCCTCATTTAAAGCCTCCAAGCTATCATGAATTGAGAGTTCCACTCCTTAAAAAAGAGTTGGAATACACGAAGGGCTTATTGAGGGGTCATGAGGAGGAGCGAATCAAATATGGGTGTTCAATTATGTCAGATGGTTGGACGGATAGGAAGAATAGAACTTTGATTAACTTTTTG atctttgagcttttggATAGCTTTGTTGAGGAGATTGGAGAAAAGAATGTTATTCAAGTGGTGACGGACAATGGAAGTAATTATGTGTTGGCGG gtaaaattttaCAAGTCACGagaccaaaaatattttggactcCATGTGCTGCACATTGTCTTGACTTGATGCTAGAAGATATTGGAAAGATCCCAAAAGTAAAAAGGGTTATACAGAGAGGCATCAAGCTTGTAGGCTACATTTACAACCATACATTGGCTTTGAACACCATGAGGAAATTCACACAAAAAACTGAATTAGTGAGACATGGAGTTACAAGATTTGCTACCACTTTCTTAACTTTGCAAAGATTGCATAAGCAAAAGGCCAATCTTAGAAGGATGTTTACTTCAGATGAATGGTTGAAGTCTAAGGCAGCTAAAGAGCCCAAGGGGAAGCAAGCAACAGATGTTGCTCTTATGCcatcattttggaatgatgttgTTTATGCTTTAAAGGCTATGGGGCCTCTTGTAAGTGTGTTGAGGTTGGTGGATAATGAAAAAAAACCTGCAATGGGTTTCATTTATGAAGCAATGGATAGGGCCAAAGAAGCAATTCAAAGAGCTTTCAATAACAATGAAGGGAAGTATAAGGATATCCTTGCAATCATTGATAAAAGATGGGATTGCCAACTTCACCACCCTTTGCATGCAGTGGGTTATTATTTAAATCCAAAGTTCTTTTACACCAATCCAAACATTGACAATGATAATGAAGTGGTGGATGGCCTCTACAAATGTATTGATAAGCTtagtgaagatgatgatttt CAATGA